The Quercus robur chromosome 7, dhQueRobu3.1, whole genome shotgun sequence genome has a segment encoding these proteins:
- the LOC126691511 gene encoding uncharacterized protein LOC126691511, whose amino-acid sequence MAGILSREEEAELACSNKKVKDISHADFEGQVREGLTSFPSNPGIARHPLSFRDKLVGEIPGAYVQAFNFTELMEANEEADEERPDLREGLIAVPFSKELKARIRSPWSKSLIVKVYGRAVGFSFLHGRLLSLWKPVGKIDCVDLGQEFFLIRFSVKEDSKANISSVAVWVRLNELPIEYYHVEALQIIGNAIGKVLRIDSHTATESRGTFAHLCIQVDVGKPLITALLIGGKEQPVSYKGVQRLCFSCGRIGHHRESCPYVVRNDAAQARETEETMEKTARQVGAVHVPANAGTTSSTSKGSGSYEGSVGEDKLVDSTKDVYGPWIMVSRKRHGSKGTKNEVPTDQSTPKMKGIGKFGPNEIAHREGKRKVTLELSPFGAQMANTVQSISNRPNPSSHNPGQAHVKNFSPKAESNLSIRGKKGIARNRASSTGTIKEVTNFVVKGADNTVRSSFLDKQSVNGDANFNFNAKSGGQSASSSLNGHQSCVCHEENQPKAQAALEV is encoded by the exons ATGGCTGGTATTCTCTctagagaggaagaagcagagtTAGCATGCAGtaacaaaaaagtaaaggaCATTAGTCACGCTGACTTCGAGGGCCAGGTGAGGGAAGGCCTGACCTCCTTTCCTTCTAATCCGGGGATTGCTAGACACCCATTGTCATTCAGAGATAAGCTTGTGGGAGAGATACCTGGGGCTTACGTTCAAGCTTTTAATTTTACTGAACTTATGGAGGCAAATGAAGAAGCAGATGAGGAGCGCCCTGACCTTAGAGAGGGTCTTATTGCTGTTCCCTTTTCAAAAGAGCTGAAGGCCCGTATTCGATCTCCCTGGAGTAAAAGCCTCATTGTCAAAGTTTATGGAAGAGCTGTTGGATTCTCGTTCCTCCATGGCCGACTGCTGTCCCTTTGGAAGCCAGTGGGAAAGATTGATTGTGTAGACCTTGGTCAGGAGTTTTTCCTTATCCGTTTTTCCGTCAAAGAGGATT CTAAGGCAAATATCTCATCGGTGGCTGTTTGGGTGAGATTGAATGAGCTTCCCATTGAATATTACCATGTGGAAGCTCTTCAAATCATTGGGAATGCCATTGGCAAGGTATTAAGAATAGATTCACACACAGCCACCGAGTCCAGGGGAACGTTTGCTCACCTATGTATTCAGGTGGATGTTGGTAAGCCACTTATTACAGCTCTTCTTATTGGGGGTAAGGAACAACCGGTGAGCTATAAAGGGGTTCAAAGGCTATGTTTTTCCTGTGGTAGGATTGGCCACCATCGTGAAAGTTGCCCATATGTTGTTCGGAATGATGCTGCTCAGGCGAGGGAGACTGAGGAAACAATGGAGAAGACGGCGAGACAAGTAGGCGCTGTGCATGTTCCTGCCAATGCAGGCACCACGTCGAGCACGTCTAAGGGCAGTGGATCGTACGAGGGCTCGGTGGGAGAGGACAAGTTGGTGGACAGTACCAAGGACGTGTATGGTCCGTGGATCATGGTTTCACGCAAAAGGCATGGGAGCAAGGGGACAAAAAATGAGGTCCCCACTGATCAGAGCACACCAAAGATGAAAGGGATTGGGAAGTTTGGGCCTAACGAAATTGCTCATAGGGAAGGCAAAAGGAAGGTGACATTGGAACTTAGCCCATTTGGGGCCCAAATGGCCAACACGGTTCAGTCAATTTCCAATAGGCCGAATCCTTCAAGCCATAATCCAGGCCAGGCCCACGTGAAAAACTTTAGCCCAAAAGCTGAGTCAAACCTCTCTATTAGGGGTAAGAAGGGAATTGCAAGGAATAGGGCTTCTTCAACCGGAACTATAAAAGAggtaactaattttgtagtcaAAGGAGCGGACAACACAGTGAGGAGTTCTTTCTTAGATAAGCAGAGTGTGAATGGAGATGCAAACTTCAACTTCAATGCTAAGTCTGGTGGGCAATCGGCGAGCTCTAGTCTTAATGGCCATCAAAGCTGTGTTTGTCATGAAGAGAACCAGCCAAAAGCTCAAGCGGCCTTGGAAGTTTGA